In Methylovirgula sp., a single genomic region encodes these proteins:
- a CDS encoding TolC family protein: MRRPEFAIALSLSCAGLGGCATSSLDMAPDRPDKPWTPTTSTNGEIVPGAKTPPQTPAASTYVLPSNAELSDPPPPLLLRHDKSYSLAELIDIAETNNPVTRTAWNAARSVALAEGIAESTYLPRLSASVITGYQTSNGQNTALGFNLGQADENAHGTISVVSLEWLLFDFGERDAIIAAAKQASVISNIAFTAAHQQVIYDVSVAFYQDAAARERLETARESLRNAQKVQAAAEDRFKHGVGTVVETAQARQATAQAQLILVQSSGAAKDNYLRLISAMGISPLTEINVASVGGRHLSAPMYGSVEQIIRDSLARRPDVLSAFAAEKASEANIRASEAEFLPKFFVAGNGAYNNGNLDVTAVPSVGQQLPTVNLTNNQLGATVLAGVTVPLYDGGMRLAQLKQAQANADNANLALLRTRDEAVRQIVLADNALHTSLAAYSASIQLARAAQTTFDAALAAYRNGVGSITDATLAETQLLQAQDARSDAYSTALSAAATLALSAGALGAAPAQ, translated from the coding sequence ATGCGCCGGCCTGAGTTCGCCATCGCGCTTTCGTTGTCGTGCGCCGGCCTTGGCGGCTGCGCGACGTCGTCGCTCGACATGGCGCCCGATCGTCCGGACAAGCCCTGGACGCCGACGACGAGCACGAATGGCGAAATCGTTCCTGGTGCCAAGACACCCCCGCAGACTCCGGCGGCTTCGACCTATGTTCTGCCGTCCAATGCCGAACTTTCCGACCCGCCGCCACCGCTGCTTTTGCGTCATGACAAAAGCTATTCGCTTGCCGAGCTGATCGACATTGCGGAAACAAACAATCCCGTGACGCGGACCGCCTGGAACGCCGCGCGCAGCGTTGCTCTGGCGGAAGGTATTGCCGAGAGCACCTATCTGCCGCGCCTCAGCGCAAGCGTCATCACAGGCTATCAGACCAGCAACGGGCAGAATACTGCGCTCGGCTTCAACCTCGGCCAGGCCGACGAAAATGCGCACGGGACAATTTCGGTCGTATCGCTGGAATGGCTTCTGTTCGATTTCGGCGAGCGCGATGCGATTATCGCCGCGGCGAAACAGGCTTCGGTCATTTCGAACATCGCTTTCACCGCCGCGCATCAGCAGGTCATCTATGATGTCAGCGTCGCGTTTTATCAGGACGCGGCGGCGCGCGAGCGATTGGAGACGGCCAGAGAGTCCTTGCGGAATGCGCAAAAGGTTCAGGCGGCGGCCGAAGACAGATTCAAGCATGGCGTCGGCACGGTCGTCGAGACCGCACAGGCGCGTCAGGCGACCGCACAGGCGCAGTTGATTCTCGTGCAGTCGAGCGGTGCGGCAAAGGATAATTATCTCCGGCTAATCTCGGCGATGGGAATCTCGCCGTTGACAGAAATCAACGTCGCGAGCGTTGGCGGTCGGCATCTGTCGGCGCCGATGTATGGGTCCGTCGAGCAGATCATTCGCGACTCTCTGGCGCGGCGTCCGGACGTTCTCAGCGCCTTCGCCGCCGAAAAGGCCAGCGAAGCCAATATTCGCGCGTCCGAGGCTGAGTTCCTGCCGAAATTCTTCGTTGCTGGTAATGGCGCTTACAACAATGGCAATCTTGATGTCACCGCCGTGCCGTCGGTCGGGCAGCAATTGCCGACCGTCAACCTCACGAACAATCAATTGGGCGCGACCGTCCTCGCCGGCGTAACCGTCCCGCTCTATGACGGCGGCATGCGCCTTGCCCAATTGAAACAGGCGCAAGCGAATGCCGACAACGCAAACCTCGCCCTGCTGCGCACGCGCGACGAGGCGGTCCGCCAGATCGTCCTCGCCGACAATGCGCTGCATACAAGTCTGGCGGCCTATAGCGCCTCGATCCAGCTCGCGCGCGCGGCGCAGACGACCTTTGATGCTGCCCTTGCCGCTTATCGCAATGGCGTCGGCTCGATCACTGACGCGACGCTCGCCGAGACACAACTTTTGCAAGCGCAAGATGCCCGCAGCGACGCTTACAGCACGGCGCTTTCCGCTGCCGCGACTTTGGCCCTGTCCGCCGGTGCGTTGGGCGCAGCACCAGCGCAATAA
- a CDS encoding copper chaperone PCu(A)C, translated as MQRRFEWTAPIFLIALMVQFFALIDAGVAVAGPIKIENAFTRPTLGGASVAVGYMMITNTGKVDDRLESVTSDISATSEIHETKMENGMMEMRELPKGLAVPAGATVAFKPSAYHVMFIGIRHAVKPSDTIHAILTFDKAGKIAVDFPAADNPGAVAPSSGMSGMKMQ; from the coding sequence TTGCAACGCCGGTTTGAATGGACAGCGCCGATTTTTTTGATCGCGCTGATGGTGCAATTCTTTGCGCTCATCGACGCTGGCGTCGCCGTGGCCGGCCCAATCAAAATCGAAAATGCTTTTACGCGGCCGACGCTGGGCGGTGCCAGCGTCGCCGTCGGTTATATGATGATTACGAACACGGGGAAGGTCGACGACCGGCTCGAGAGCGTGACCTCGGACATTTCCGCGACATCCGAAATCCATGAGACGAAGATGGAAAACGGCATGATGGAGATGCGCGAATTGCCGAAAGGACTTGCCGTCCCTGCGGGCGCAACCGTCGCCTTCAAGCCCAGCGCCTATCATGTCATGTTCATTGGCATCAGACATGCCGTCAAACCGAGCGACACAATTCACGCAATTCTGACTTTCGACAAGGCGGGCAAGATCGCGGTCGATTTTCCAGCAGCGGACAATCCGGGTGCTGTGGCGCCAAGCAGCGGCATGAGCGGCATGAAAATGCAATAG
- a CDS encoding IS5 family transposase, which translates to MRGSDEGSGQLFSYVDLEARVRRDHPLRVIRAIANEALGALAADFAALYSKVGRPSIPPERLLRAMLLQAFYSVRSERQLMERLDTDLLFRWFVGLTIDDPVWDATVFSKNRDRLLDGAIAAKFLAAVLAQPRVKRLISSDHFSVDGTLIEAWASMKSFKPKDDSGDQPPSGPGRNAEADFKGEKRSNETHASTTDPEARLYRKGPGMEAKLAFLGHALMENRCGLIVDACLTPANGHGERIAALAMIEPRADRPKAITLGADKGYDAADFVNELRTMNVRPHIAQNISGRRSTIDRRTTRHQAYSASQRIRKRIEEAFGWMKTIAGQRKTKFRGVDRVGWAFAFAAAAYNLVRLPKLIEEMTP; encoded by the coding sequence ATGCGCGGCAGTGACGAAGGTTCGGGACAGCTTTTCAGTTATGTTGATCTGGAGGCGCGGGTGCGCCGTGATCATCCGTTGCGAGTGATCCGCGCGATCGCCAACGAGGCGCTCGGAGCCCTGGCGGCGGATTTCGCGGCGCTCTATTCGAAGGTCGGCCGTCCGTCGATCCCGCCGGAACGGCTGCTGCGGGCGATGCTGTTGCAGGCTTTCTATTCAGTTCGCTCGGAACGCCAGTTGATGGAGCGATTGGATACCGACTTACTGTTTCGTTGGTTTGTCGGGCTCACCATCGACGATCCGGTGTGGGATGCGACGGTGTTTTCCAAGAACCGCGATCGTCTGCTCGATGGGGCGATCGCCGCGAAGTTCCTCGCCGCCGTGCTGGCCCAGCCGCGCGTCAAAAGGCTGATCTCGTCGGATCATTTCTCCGTCGATGGCACGCTGATCGAGGCTTGGGCCTCGATGAAAAGCTTCAAGCCGAAGGACGATTCAGGGGATCAGCCGCCGTCAGGTCCTGGCCGCAACGCCGAGGCGGATTTCAAGGGTGAGAAGCGCTCGAACGAGACACATGCCTCGACCACTGACCCCGAGGCCCGACTTTATCGCAAGGGGCCGGGCATGGAAGCAAAACTCGCTTTCCTCGGCCACGCCTTGATGGAGAACCGTTGCGGCCTCATCGTCGATGCCTGTCTCACGCCCGCCAACGGCCATGGCGAACGCATCGCGGCGCTGGCCATGATCGAGCCGCGCGCCGATCGGCCAAAAGCCATCACGCTCGGCGCCGACAAGGGTTATGACGCGGCCGATTTCGTCAATGAACTGCGAACCATGAATGTGCGTCCGCACATCGCGCAAAATATCAGCGGCCGGCGTTCAACCATCGACCGGCGAACAACGCGCCATCAGGCCTATTCGGCGAGCCAGCGCATTCGTAAACGGATCGAGGAGGCCTTTGGTTGGATGAAGACCATCGCCGGGCAGCGCAAGACGAAGTTTCGCGGCGTCGATCGCGTGGGCTGGGCCTTCGCCTTCGCCGCCGCAGCCTACAACCTCGTCAGACTACCGAAATTGATTGAGGAGATGACACCATGA
- a CDS encoding FUSC family protein: MALPATVEAPRRLLPDIAQLLAPFPGRLEFALRVALICALTTLVAEIYQTPEPALTAYVVFFLNKPDRVESTVLAIAFLIIITLVIGLVFLAANIVIDEPALRVTAMTLISFVLLFLASSSKLKPLAGIIALIVAYALDLLGGVPVSEVATRALFYAWLFVGIPASVSIVINLLIAPAPRRLAERALAERLERAAELLEAPSARTHAAFAEALNEGMMEIGTWLKLAGLEHTSSAEDINALTQAAASTTEILLLVDMIVRDAPTFPPALRESVAETLEDMAAILRAGGYPEDISLDASEEEASLSSLDRTIFERLKAAVTGFCEVPAGPAPTLAKKAKGRFFLPDAFTNVDHVRYALKTTGAAMFCYLVYSQLDWSGIHTALITCYIVSLGTAAETIEKLTLRIVGCMVGAAVGILTLVFVIPHLTTIGALMILVFVGALAGAWISGGSPRISYIGFQFAFAFFLCVIQGTKPGFDMVVARDRVIGILLGNFVVYLLFTNVWPVSVSSRIDHAIASLLRHLSALALAGNLTARRALAAQVQADLGGLERNLALVPYEPAAIRPDADWLETRRRAAGEIAALEAPVLLYSGDGASRLARQFDALADDLAPQEAPNDQAAQTSPAGPIPPRLQDIVTMRLANLERALKPLGSVQEVAANAPA, translated from the coding sequence ATGGCGCTGCCTGCCACCGTTGAGGCGCCGCGGCGCCTATTGCCCGATATTGCGCAGCTTCTGGCGCCGTTTCCGGGACGGCTCGAATTTGCGCTCCGGGTTGCGCTAATTTGCGCTCTGACAACGCTTGTCGCGGAGATCTACCAGACGCCGGAACCCGCGCTCACGGCCTATGTCGTCTTCTTTCTGAACAAGCCCGACCGCGTTGAGAGCACGGTCCTCGCCATCGCGTTTCTGATCATTATCACGCTCGTCATCGGTTTGGTCTTTCTGGCGGCAAATATCGTAATCGACGAGCCCGCGCTGCGCGTCACCGCCATGACCCTCATTTCGTTCGTCCTTCTATTTCTCGCCTCGTCGAGCAAGCTGAAGCCGCTGGCGGGGATCATCGCGCTGATCGTCGCCTATGCGCTCGATCTGCTCGGGGGCGTGCCGGTTTCCGAGGTCGCGACCCGCGCGCTTTTCTATGCCTGGCTCTTCGTCGGCATTCCGGCGTCGGTTTCGATTGTCATCAATCTGCTTATCGCGCCGGCGCCGCGGCGTCTCGCCGAGCGGGCTTTGGCGGAACGACTTGAGCGTGCTGCCGAATTGCTCGAAGCGCCGTCCGCGCGGACCCACGCGGCTTTCGCCGAAGCTCTGAACGAGGGCATGATGGAGATTGGGACCTGGCTGAAACTCGCGGGCCTCGAGCACACCTCCTCCGCTGAAGACATCAACGCGCTGACGCAGGCGGCCGCGTCGACCACGGAAATTCTGCTCCTCGTGGATATGATCGTTCGCGACGCGCCGACATTTCCACCTGCGCTTCGCGAAAGCGTCGCTGAAACATTGGAGGACATGGCTGCGATCCTGCGTGCCGGCGGCTATCCTGAGGACATTTCTCTTGATGCATCCGAGGAGGAAGCTTCGCTGTCATCCCTCGACCGCACGATCTTCGAGCGACTCAAGGCGGCGGTCACGGGCTTCTGCGAGGTGCCGGCCGGTCCGGCACCGACGCTCGCCAAGAAAGCCAAGGGCAGATTTTTTCTCCCCGATGCTTTCACGAATGTCGATCACGTTCGCTATGCGCTGAAGACGACCGGCGCGGCGATGTTCTGCTATCTGGTCTATTCGCAGCTCGACTGGTCGGGCATCCACACCGCGCTCATCACCTGCTACATCGTTTCGCTGGGAACGGCGGCCGAGACGATCGAGAAACTCACGTTGCGTATCGTCGGATGCATGGTCGGTGCCGCCGTTGGCATCCTCACGCTCGTCTTTGTCATCCCGCATCTGACGACGATCGGCGCCTTGATGATCCTCGTCTTCGTCGGCGCTCTGGCCGGGGCGTGGATTTCGGGGGGGAGCCCGCGCATTTCTTATATCGGCTTCCAATTCGCCTTCGCCTTTTTCCTCTGCGTCATCCAGGGCACGAAACCCGGCTTCGACATGGTCGTGGCGCGCGACCGCGTCATCGGCATACTGCTCGGCAATTTCGTCGTCTATCTTCTCTTCACCAATGTCTGGCCTGTCAGCGTTAGCTCGCGGATCGACCATGCGATCGCGTCCCTGCTCCGTCATTTGAGCGCGCTCGCCTTGGCCGGAAATCTGACTGCACGGCGCGCGCTCGCAGCGCAGGTACAGGCCGATCTTGGCGGTCTGGAGCGCAACCTCGCCCTTGTACCCTATGAGCCGGCGGCGATCCGCCCGGATGCGGATTGGCTCGAAACGCGCCGTCGCGCCGCAGGCGAAATCGCGGCACTCGAAGCGCCCGTCCTGCTTTATTCTGGCGATGGCGCCTCGCGGCTCGCCCGCCAGTTCGATGCGCTCGCAGACGATCTAGCTCCGCAAGAGGCGCCAAACGATCAAGCGGCCCAGACGTCGCCAGCCGGCCCGATCCCGCCGCGCTTGCAGGATATCGTCACGATGCGGCTCGCAAATTTGGAGCGCGCGTTGAAGCCGCTCGGATCCGTGCAGGAGGTCGCAGCCAATGCGCCGGCCTGA
- a CDS encoding TonB-dependent hemoglobin/transferrin/lactoferrin family receptor, with translation MSSMITRALLASVSFLAISPAYAQSASPTQTSPAAPQATNSPVNQDGSIPLDTISVTATMTQQPVIDAMGGVSSVTEDKIKTFHAQNFNEVLQDVPGVTMQMSPSDPGQSINIRGLQDFGRVNVLVDGARQDYQISGHNANGTFYLDPMFVSDIDIVRGPISNIYGSGAIGGVVSFTTRGVDDVLLPNESYGAIDTVGYGSNGAGVVNSVAGAARMGPGGTAGDIYGQFLYRDTTSYHDGSGNLISGTGSELAGGLLKINVRPADGQQVTGTALIQKFNFDNNSTADSGPLWNNDVNTSQFTLGYTAVRPDIPWLDFSIKAYASQTENQQTLRDDSGSDAGSETYALIGALPGDSLYDMIHTYGFDVHDTARFNTAMFNHAVTFGGDGVWDFVNTQDDAGGYISATTPSGQRSLNGAFVQDEVRYSTWLDILGALRFDHYSLNGGGTSSGGTHLSPKITVGITPIAGVQFYATYADGYRAPSVTETLIDGAHPFPAFDILPNPNLRPEVANDVEGGVNLKFNNILRPDDQIRVKADAYLNTIHDYVDFEPVGAPYLTSGIPGGIPGIPAGELCQFIPGACFPITNFQYLNIGEAQISGVELEGTYDWGGGYITVAGTHINGKSVSDPSTPLYSIPPDRISGTLGLRFLDRKLVVGSRLTLVEASQQFPYSSGDESSSSTTFPPTAGYALVDLFASYKYNDDVSASLTVKNLLNKEYTQYLDNEANPGLQVLGSVTVRFASK, from the coding sequence ATGTCTTCTATGATTACGCGCGCGCTGCTCGCCAGCGTGTCTTTCTTGGCGATCTCTCCTGCGTATGCGCAGAGCGCATCGCCGACGCAAACTTCACCGGCCGCGCCGCAAGCCACCAATTCGCCGGTCAATCAGGACGGCAGCATTCCGCTCGACACGATCTCCGTCACCGCGACCATGACGCAACAGCCGGTGATCGATGCGATGGGCGGCGTCAGCAGTGTCACCGAAGATAAGATCAAGACGTTCCATGCGCAGAATTTCAATGAGGTTCTGCAGGACGTTCCCGGCGTTACGATGCAAATGTCACCGAGCGATCCCGGACAGTCGATCAATATTCGCGGCTTACAGGATTTCGGCCGGGTCAACGTGCTCGTCGATGGCGCGCGTCAGGATTATCAAATCTCGGGCCACAACGCGAACGGCACATTTTATCTCGATCCGATGTTCGTCAGCGACATCGATATCGTACGCGGGCCGATCTCGAATATTTACGGCTCAGGCGCGATTGGCGGCGTCGTCTCGTTCACGACGCGCGGTGTCGATGACGTTCTGCTTCCCAATGAGTCGTACGGCGCCATAGATACGGTCGGCTATGGCTCGAACGGCGCAGGTGTCGTCAACAGCGTCGCGGGCGCGGCGCGGATGGGGCCGGGCGGAACGGCTGGCGATATCTACGGTCAGTTTCTTTATCGTGACACGACCTCGTATCACGACGGATCGGGCAATCTGATTTCGGGAACAGGGAGCGAGCTTGCGGGTGGCCTGCTCAAAATCAATGTTCGGCCGGCCGATGGCCAACAGGTTACGGGTACGGCCCTGATTCAGAAATTCAACTTTGACAATAACAGTACGGCGGACTCCGGCCCGCTGTGGAATAACGACGTCAATACGAGCCAGTTTACTTTAGGCTATACGGCGGTGCGTCCCGATATTCCCTGGCTCGATTTCTCGATCAAGGCCTACGCCTCGCAGACCGAAAATCAGCAGACGCTGCGCGATGATTCGGGAAGCGACGCGGGCAGCGAGACCTACGCGCTGATCGGCGCTCTGCCGGGCGACAGCCTCTACGACATGATCCACACCTATGGCTTCGACGTTCATGACACCGCACGATTCAACACCGCCATGTTCAATCATGCCGTGACCTTTGGTGGCGACGGGGTCTGGGATTTCGTCAACACACAGGATGACGCGGGCGGCTACATTTCCGCGACGACACCGAGCGGCCAGCGCTCGCTGAACGGCGCTTTTGTTCAGGACGAAGTCCGCTATTCGACGTGGCTGGACATTTTGGGCGCGCTGCGCTTCGACCATTACAGCTTGAACGGCGGTGGCACGAGCTCAGGCGGCACACATCTGTCGCCGAAGATTACGGTCGGTATTACGCCGATCGCGGGTGTTCAATTCTACGCGACTTATGCGGATGGTTATCGCGCGCCGTCGGTCACGGAAACTTTGATCGATGGGGCACATCCATTTCCTGCCTTCGACATTCTGCCCAATCCGAATCTACGCCCCGAGGTCGCGAACGATGTCGAGGGTGGCGTCAATCTGAAGTTCAACAACATCCTTCGTCCGGACGACCAGATTCGCGTCAAGGCGGATGCCTATCTCAATACGATCCACGATTACGTCGACTTCGAGCCGGTCGGTGCGCCGTATCTCACATCCGGCATTCCGGGAGGCATTCCCGGTATTCCCGCAGGGGAGTTGTGCCAGTTCATTCCCGGTGCCTGCTTCCCGATCACCAACTTTCAATATCTTAATATCGGCGAGGCGCAGATTTCCGGCGTTGAGCTCGAGGGCACTTATGATTGGGGCGGCGGCTATATCACGGTCGCGGGAACGCATATCAACGGCAAGAGCGTCTCGGACCCGTCGACACCGCTTTATTCCATTCCACCGGACCGCATCAGCGGCACGCTCGGCTTGAGGTTCCTCGATCGCAAGTTGGTCGTCGGTAGCCGTTTGACGCTCGTCGAGGCGAGCCAGCAGTTCCCGTATTCTTCGGGCGACGAATCGAGCAGCAGCACGACTTTTCCGCCGACCGCAGGTTATGCGCTTGTCGATCTCTTCGCGTCTTACAAGTATAATGACGATGTCAGCGCGAGCCTGACGGTCAAGAACCTTCTGAACAAGGAATACACGCAGTATTTGGACAACGAGGCCAATCCGGGGCTACAAGTCCTTGGCTCGGTGACGGTCCGGTTCGCATCGAAGTGA
- a CDS encoding antibiotic biosynthesis monooxygenase translates to MSNYIAMNRFKVIKDQAHAFEQVWLTRVSRLDEVPGFIEFHLLRGPEHEDYILYASHTIWANKETFTAWTNSEQFRAAHARAGDEKPKTLGHPEFEGFEVIQTVDNPKRHAAE, encoded by the coding sequence ATGTCGAACTATATCGCTATGAACCGTTTCAAGGTCATCAAAGATCAAGCTCACGCCTTCGAGCAGGTGTGGCTCACGCGTGTATCGCGTCTCGATGAAGTTCCAGGCTTTATCGAATTTCATCTGCTGCGCGGACCGGAGCACGAGGATTATATCCTCTATGCTTCGCACACGATCTGGGCGAATAAAGAGACTTTCACCGCCTGGACGAACTCGGAACAGTTTCGCGCCGCGCATGCGCGCGCCGGCGACGAAAAGCCGAAGACGCTCGGCCACCCGGAGTTCGAGGGCTTTGAGGTTATCCAGACGGTGGATAATCCTAAGCGGCACGCGGCGGAATAG